One stretch of Zingiber officinale cultivar Zhangliang chromosome 6B, Zo_v1.1, whole genome shotgun sequence DNA includes these proteins:
- the LOC121988960 gene encoding ribonuclease J-like: MVSLSTLPPLFPFCLSRPFTVPRTAVWCSLGSPPMLSGGKESKAPRRRRRRTEGAGKSMEDSIQRKLEQFYEGLDGPPLRVLPIGGLGEIGMNCMLVGNFDRYILIDAGIMFPDYDEFGVQKIVPDTTFIKRWSHKIEAVIITHGHEDHIGALPWVISALDSHTPIFTSSFTMELIKKRLKEFGIFVPSRLKEFKVRRKFHAGPFEVEPIRVTHSIPDCCGLVLRCSDGTIFHTGDWKIDESPLDGKIFDREALEQLSKEGVTLMMSDSTNVLSPGRSISETVVADALLRYISEAKGRVITTQFASNIHRLGSVKAAADLTGRKMVLVGMSLRTYLDAAFKDGKAPIDPSTLVKIEDIDAYAPKDLLIVTTGSQAEPRAALNLASFGGSHSVKLGKDDLVLYSAKVIPGNETRVMKMLNRITELGPTIMMGKNAGLHTSGHAYREELEEVLKIVKPQHFLPIHGELLFLKEHELLGKSTGIRHTTVIKNGEMLGVSHLRNRRVLSNGFSPLGKEALELMYSDGDKAFGTSSELCIDERLRIASDGIIVVSMEIFRPEYVNGSSQPSLKGKIRITTRCLWLDKGKLLDALYKAAHAALSSCPVNCPLTHMERLVSEVLRKIVRKYSSKRPEVIAIAVENTAGVLTEEFQKKLSGKSHGGFGSFAHSYGPHVTKQSSTLSDEDTISIPSSREFDEDSDSTMTKDSLVAESSGEEDLDVDQPLAEVETTFSNFKSAYRSSEMEIDELVKVSSPVEVTKENRNALEENLDSNKNGTTGSKGSSKSLNPKKALKRNKWKPEEVKRLIKLRVGMDNKFQTVKARMVLWEEISADMLHDGINRSPAQCKSLWTSLVQKYEESRSNEKSKKTWPYFTTMDKALSVGGQARK; the protein is encoded by the exons ATGGTTTCCCTCTCCACTCTCCCGCCGCTCTTCCCCTTCTGCCTTTCGCGGCCGTTCACTGTTCCAAGGACCGCCGTATGGTGCTCACTGGGTTCTCCTCCCATGCTCTCAG GTGGCAAAGAATCAAAAGCGCCACGTAGAAGACGCAGAAGAACTGAGGGTGCGGGGAAAAGTATGGAAGATTCAATCCAACGCAAACTTGAACAGTTTTATGAAGGACTAGATGGCCCACCACTCCGGGTTCTCCCAATAGGTGGTTTGGGTGAGATTGGCATGAATTGCATGCTTGTAGGAAACTTTGACCGTTACATCTTGATTGATGCAGGCATCATGTTCCCAGA CTATGATGAGTTTGGAGTTCAAAAGATTGTACCTGATACAACATTCATCAAAAGATGGAGTCATAAGATTGAAGCAGTTATTATAACGCATGGCCACGAGGATCATATTGGTGCATTGCCATGG GTTATTTCAGCTCTGGATTCCCACACTCCAATATTTACTTCATCCTTCACAATGGAG CTAATCAAAAAGCGCCTGAAAGAGTTTGGAATTTTTGTTCCATCAAGGCTTAAGGAATTTAAGGTGAGAAGAAAATTTCATGCTGGTCCATTTGAAGTGGAACCCATCCGAGTAACCCATTCAATCCCTGATTGCTGTGGGTTGGTGCTCCGCTGCAGTGATGGTACAATATTTCATACTGGTGACTGGAAG ATTGATGAGTCGCCACTAGATGGCAAAATTTTTGATCGTGAGGCTTTGGAGCAGCTTTCTAAGGAAGGCGTGACTTTG ATGATGAGTGACTCAACTAATGTACTATCACCTGGAAGATCTATCAGTGAGACTGTTGTGGCAGATGCACTATTGCGCTATATTTCAGAGGCAAAAGGAAGAGTCATAACGACACAATTTGCTTCTAACATACATCGTCTTGGAAGTGTGAAAGCTGCTGCTGATTTAACTGGACGGAAAATG GTGTTAGTTGGCATGTCTCTGAGAACTTACTTGGATGCTGCGTTCAAGGATGGAAAAGCACCAATAGATCCTTCTACCTTG GTGAAAATAGAGGATATCGATGCTTATGCTCCAAAAGATTTGTTGATTGTTACAACTGGTTCTCAG GCAGAACCGCGAGCTGCACTAAATCTTGCTTCCTTTGGAGGTAGTCACTCTGTCAAACTTGGAAAAGATGATTTGGTTCTATATTCTGCTAAG GTAATTCCTGGAAATGAGACTCGTGTGATGAAGATGCTCAACCGCATAACAGAGCTTGGACCCACAATTATGATGGGAAAAAATGCTGGACTTCATACTTCTGGTCATGCCTATCGTGAAGAATTG GAGGAAGTTCTTAAGATAGTGAAGCCTCAACATTTTCTGCCCATTCATGGGGAGCTCTTGTTTTTGAAAGAGCATGAATTACTGGGAAAATCCACTGGAATACGGCATACCACT GTAATAAAGAATGGTGAGATGCTTGGTGTTTCACATTTAAGAAATAGGCGAGTTTTGTCTAATGGTTTTTCTCCACTGGGAAAGGAGGCATTGGAG TTGATGTATAGTGATGGTGATAAAGCTTTTGGAACATCATCTGAACTCTGCATTGATGAGAGATTACGAATCGCATCAGATGGTATCATTGTTGTCAG CATGGAGATTTTTCGGCCTGAATATGTGAATGGTTCATCACAACCAAGTTTGAAAGGCAAGATAAGAATCACAACACGATGCTTATGGTTAGATAAAGGAAAACTTCTGGATGCTCTTTATAAAGCTGCACATGCTGCACTATCAAGCTGTCCTGTGAATTGCCCACTGACACACATGGAACGGCTTGTATCTGAAGTCCTGAGGAAGATTGTAAGAAAATACAGCAGCAAAAGGCCCGAAGTCATTGCAATTGCAGTTGAGAACACTGCTGGAGTCCTAACTGAAGAATTTCAGAAGAAGTTATCTGGAAAGTCTCATGGAGGTTTTGGATCATTTGCTCATTCATATGGGCCACATGTGACTAAGCAGTCAAGCACACTCTCAGATGAAGATACTATTTCGATTCCATCTAGCAGGGAGTTTGATGAAGATAGTGATTCTACCATGACAAAGGACAGCCTTGTTGCAGAGTCTTCTGGAG AGGAGGATTTGGATGTCGACCAGCCACTAGCTGAGGTTGAAACAACATTTTCCAACTTCAAATCTGCTTACAGATCCTCAGAAATGGAGATTGATGAACTTGTCAAAGTCTCATCACCTGTCGAAGTGACAAAAGAAAATAGGAATGCCTTGGAAGAAAATCTGGATAGTAACAAAAACGGAACAACTGGTAGCAAGGGGTCTAGCAAATCGTTAAATCCTAAGAAAGCTTTGAAACGTAACAAATGGAAGCCTGAAGAGGTTAAAAGACTGATAAAGTTGCGTGTTGGAATGGATAACAAATTCCAAACTGTTAAAGCTAGAATGGTTCTGTGGGAAGAAATATCTGCTGATATGTTGCACGATGGAATAAATAGGTCTCCGGCACAATGCAAGTCTCTCTGGACATCCCTTGTTCAGAAATATGAG GAAAGTAGAAGTAATGAGAAGAGTAAAAAGACCTGGCCCTACTTCACCACCATGGATAAAGCTCTTTCAGTTGGTGGGCAAGCAAGAAAATGA